The Caballeronia sp. SL2Y3 genome includes a window with the following:
- a CDS encoding homoserine dehydrogenase, with protein sequence MEPIKVGLLGFGTVGSGTFTVLRRNQEEIKRRAGRGIEIARIAVRTPAKAKAAEGVAVTDDFHAVVDDPAIDIVCEMIGGTGFARELVLRAIANGKHVVTANKALLAVHGTEIFEAARAKGVMVAFEAAVAGGIPIIKALREGLTANRIEAIAGIINGTTNYILSEMRDRGIDFATALSAAQELGYAEADPTFDIEGVDAAHKITIMSAIAFGVPVQFDRAYVEGISKLAAIDMRYAEDLGYRIKLLGIARRTEKGIELRTHPTLVPEKRLLANVEGAMNAVVVHGDAVGMTLYYGKGAGAEPTASAVVADLVDVTRLHTADPEHRVPHLAFQPDSLSNTPILPIDEITSGYYLRLRVADVTGVLADITRILADKGISIDALLQKESQQVDGAHEGETDIILITHETVEKNANAAIAEIEALATVVSKVTKLRIAALN encoded by the coding sequence ATGGAACCGATCAAAGTAGGACTCTTGGGCTTCGGCACGGTGGGCAGCGGCACCTTCACGGTGCTGCGGCGCAATCAGGAAGAAATCAAACGACGCGCGGGCCGCGGCATCGAGATCGCGCGCATCGCGGTGCGCACGCCGGCCAAGGCCAAGGCGGCGGAGGGCGTCGCGGTCACGGACGACTTCCACGCGGTCGTCGACGATCCTGCCATCGATATCGTGTGCGAAATGATCGGCGGAACGGGTTTCGCGCGCGAACTGGTGCTGCGCGCGATCGCCAACGGCAAGCACGTCGTGACCGCGAACAAGGCGCTGCTCGCGGTCCACGGCACGGAGATTTTCGAAGCGGCGCGCGCGAAGGGCGTGATGGTCGCGTTCGAGGCGGCGGTGGCGGGCGGCATTCCGATCATCAAGGCGCTGCGCGAGGGGCTGACCGCGAACCGCATCGAGGCCATCGCGGGCATCATCAACGGCACGACGAACTACATTCTTTCGGAGATGCGCGACCGCGGCATCGACTTCGCGACGGCGCTTTCGGCCGCGCAGGAGCTGGGCTACGCGGAAGCCGATCCGACCTTCGACATCGAAGGCGTGGACGCCGCGCACAAGATCACGATCATGAGCGCAATCGCGTTCGGCGTGCCGGTGCAGTTCGACCGCGCGTACGTGGAAGGCATCAGCAAGCTCGCGGCCATCGACATGCGCTACGCCGAGGATCTCGGCTATCGCATCAAGCTGCTCGGCATCGCGCGGCGCACGGAGAAGGGCATCGAGCTGCGCACGCATCCGACGCTCGTGCCGGAAAAGCGCCTGCTCGCGAACGTCGAAGGCGCGATGAACGCGGTCGTCGTGCATGGCGACGCGGTCGGCATGACGCTCTACTACGGCAAGGGCGCGGGCGCGGAGCCGACAGCTTCGGCCGTGGTCGCCGATCTCGTGGACGTGACGCGGCTGCATACCGCCGATCCGGAGCATCGCGTGCCGCATCTGGCTTTCCAGCCCGATAGTCTTTCGAACACGCCGATCCTGCCGATCGACGAGATCACGAGCGGCTATTACCTGCGGTTGCGCGTGGCGGACGTCACGGGCGTGCTCGCCGACATCACGCGCATTCTGGCGGACAAGGGCATTTCCATCGACGCGCTCTTGCAAAAGGAATCGCAACAGGTCGATGGCGCCCACGAGGGCGAAACGGACATCATCCTCATCACGCACGAGACCGTGGAAAAGAACGCGAACGCGGCGATCGCCGAGATCGAGGCGCTCGCGACGGTGGTCTCGAAGGTGACGAAGCTGCGCATCGCAGCCCTCAATTAA